A genomic segment from Leptolyngbya boryana PCC 6306 encodes:
- a CDS encoding EndoU domain-containing protein, producing MKQFLKVGLVGSGLLLLGVTTVYSSALAQSSPRIEYQARQKKPKPTRAISARSALLPFFDQENNPAQVGIPRDRLVDITPPAPQLNEFDRKVLATCGEFGSPVGTVRLRRLFAESPDVVQRIKTAVGGEIFPGRRSDQQFQDDLLTIWSNRKGFEHIFCGELRGSQQIGGLHYVGRYWQLQQAGIAGRLPNNAQAEEVVEGKIYTLGVEVRRGNQVISRDAKKGYSYVSNAEELLTDATIAFKTSRSTSSSKSVCLFTVRDPEARVPFKAVFVKAARGIVTFYPDATPSQREAACDR from the coding sequence ATGAAACAATTTCTCAAAGTTGGGCTAGTAGGCTCTGGACTTCTCTTACTCGGTGTAACAACGGTTTACTCCTCTGCATTGGCTCAATCTAGTCCCCGAATTGAATACCAAGCGAGACAGAAGAAACCCAAACCAACTCGCGCGATTTCAGCTAGGTCAGCACTTTTGCCATTTTTTGATCAAGAAAATAATCCAGCGCAAGTCGGCATTCCTCGCGATCGCTTAGTAGACATTACTCCGCCTGCACCGCAATTGAATGAGTTCGATCGCAAAGTACTTGCAACTTGCGGAGAGTTTGGTAGCCCGGTTGGAACCGTTAGATTGCGTCGATTGTTTGCAGAATCGCCTGATGTTGTGCAAAGGATTAAAACCGCAGTAGGGGGTGAGATTTTTCCAGGTCGCAGAAGTGATCAGCAGTTTCAAGATGATCTGCTGACGATTTGGTCAAATCGAAAAGGGTTTGAGCATATCTTCTGTGGTGAACTGCGAGGCTCACAGCAAATTGGAGGATTGCATTATGTAGGGCGTTACTGGCAGTTGCAGCAAGCCGGAATTGCAGGACGATTGCCGAATAATGCTCAAGCAGAAGAGGTGGTCGAAGGGAAAATCTATACCTTAGGCGTTGAGGTGCGTCGGGGCAATCAGGTGATCTCTAGAGATGCGAAAAAGGGATATTCCTATGTGAGTAATGCTGAGGAGCTTTTGACAGATGCCACGATCGCGTTTAAAACTTCGCGATCGACTTCGAGTAGTAAGTCCGTTTGTTTGTTTACGGTACGAGATCCAGAAGCAAGGGTTCCTTTTAAAGCGGTGTTTGTGAAAGCGGCACGCGGAATTGTGACATTTTATCCAGATGCAACGCCGAGCCAACGAGAGGCGGCTTGCGATCGCTAG
- the ilvC gene encoding ketol-acid reductoisomerase has protein sequence MARMYYDADANLDLLAGKTIAIIGYGSQGHAHALNLKDSGMNVIVGLYPGSKSATKAKDAGLTVHSVADATKAADFIMILLPDEVQRSVYTHEIEPNLSEGNVLAFAHGFNINYAQIIPPANVDVVMVAPKGPGHLVRRTYEQGQGVPALFAVYQDATGQARDRAMAYAKGIGGTRGGILETTFREETETDLFGEQVVLCGGLSALIKAGFETLVNAGYQPELAYFECLHEVKLIVDLIVEGGLATMRDSISNTAEYGDLTRGPRIVTDATRAEMKKILDEIQTGQFAREFVLENQSGKAGFHAMRRREAEHPIEEVGKDLRAMFSWLKKA, from the coding sequence ATGGCTCGGATGTACTATGACGCTGATGCCAATTTAGATTTACTTGCGGGCAAAACGATCGCGATTATTGGCTACGGCTCTCAAGGGCACGCCCACGCCCTTAACCTCAAAGACAGCGGCATGAACGTCATCGTTGGGCTGTATCCGGGCAGTAAATCAGCGACGAAAGCGAAAGACGCTGGCTTAACGGTTCATAGTGTTGCGGATGCAACAAAGGCTGCGGATTTCATCATGATTTTGCTGCCAGATGAAGTCCAACGTTCCGTTTACACCCATGAAATTGAACCGAATCTGAGCGAAGGCAATGTGCTGGCATTCGCCCACGGTTTTAACATCAACTATGCTCAAATCATTCCACCTGCAAATGTGGATGTGGTCATGGTTGCACCAAAAGGTCCAGGGCATTTGGTGCGTCGCACGTATGAACAAGGTCAAGGTGTGCCTGCCTTGTTTGCTGTGTATCAAGATGCGACAGGTCAAGCGCGCGATCGCGCAATGGCATATGCCAAAGGAATTGGCGGCACTCGCGGTGGAATTCTGGAAACGACGTTCCGGGAAGAAACCGAGACTGATCTATTCGGCGAGCAGGTTGTGCTGTGCGGTGGTCTGAGTGCGCTGATCAAAGCTGGATTTGAAACGCTCGTGAATGCAGGATATCAGCCTGAGCTTGCTTACTTTGAGTGTCTACATGAAGTGAAGCTGATTGTGGATCTGATTGTAGAAGGTGGATTAGCGACGATGCGTGACAGTATCTCGAATACTGCGGAGTATGGAGATTTGACTCGTGGTCCTCGAATTGTCACCGATGCAACTCGTGCAGAGATGAAGAAGATTCTCGACGAGATTCAGACGGGGCAATTTGCACGGGAATTCGTGCTGGAAAATCAGTCGGGTAAGGCAGGTTTCCATGCAATGCGTCGGCGTGAAGCAGAGCATCCGATTGAAGAGGTTGGAAAGGATCTGCGTGCGATGTTTAGCTGGTTGAAGAAGGCGTAG